Proteins co-encoded in one Astyanax mexicanus isolate ESR-SI-001 chromosome 1, AstMex3_surface, whole genome shotgun sequence genomic window:
- the si:dkey-1h6.8 gene encoding uncharacterized protein si:dkey-1h6.8, producing MESEDTNCDEVQEKVGLKRKLTGPPRLLLGKGKDEKKADLQASRKQRRDKNNGTEKHEVEEHQGNDDAGSESQQATCQSPETACTGEEETTQISNLDLQEEPVETVVSNSEQEKVKDQHGRSRQRRCRAKAAIRRVLFPAFACVRRRKQLDNRAAEDAEHNATCDNCQDALTTDTTREVLADSVTERCEKKKNQKRKFHMRICGAVFKRFSVKPKSPSSQKQEKGCVGPDNHILIEITSEKSAADQSDYSAPRPSGDIAVDEQLKGSKEIHEDMAGIHAESCPGKELDQEEECSEKVTLCAEVSSGLNTVFSHNEVEQLERPEQDVIQCHLQNRTNEEDTTIQNTETSELRPALSDSQTEIIPTCVNECNSDINAPEASPDITVNNVVFLEDPDKIVPIENEVKCKPLITIEDVPSSDEEIQEPLENDAPQHNTLSPLFALNGSCHRFKVNRATKDTLHTLDQTENSNSQFSDIVLVQTALTLVHAAINSAMEQLSAELQNNQIDEDHV from the coding sequence ATGGAATCTGAGGACACCAACTGTGACGAGGTCCAGGAGAAGGTGGGCTTGAAAAGAAAATTAACTGGCCCACCCAGGCTTCTTCTGGGAAAAGGCAAGGATGAGAAGAAGGCAGATCTTCAAGCTTCGAGAAAGCAACGACGAGACAAAAATAACGGCACGGAGAAGCACGAGGTGGAGGAGCACCAAGGCAACGATGATGCAGGTTCTGAATCGCAGCAGGCTACGTGTCAAAGCCCTGAAACTGCCTGTACTGGAGAAGAGGAAACAACTCAGATCTCCAATTTAGATTTGCAAGAAGAGCCTGTGGAAACTGTAGTCTCAAATTCTGAGCAGGAGAAGGTCAAGGATCAGCACGGCAGGAGTAGGCAGAGAAGATGCAGAGCTAAAGCTGCAATTAGAAGGGTGCTCTTCCCTGCGTTCGCATGCGTTAGAAGGAGAAAACAATTAGATAATAGAGCAGCAGAAGATGCAGAGCACAATGCAACATGTGACAATTGCCAGGATGCTCTAACTACCGATACCACACGTGAAGTTCTAGCTGACAGTGTAACTGAAAGATgtgaaaagaagaaaaatcaaAAAAGAAAGTTCCATATGAGAATATGTGGTGCAGTTTTTAAGAGGTTTTCAGTAAAACCCAAGAGCCCCAGCAGCCAGAAGCAAGAGAAAGGCTGTGTGGGACCAGATAATCATATTTTAATTGAAATAACCTCTGAAAAAAGTGCTGCTGATCAGTCTGATTACTCTGCTCCCAGGCCATCTGGGGATATAGCTGTGGATGAGCAGCTGAAAGGATCAAAGGAGATTCATGAAGACATGGCAGGAATCCATGCAGAAAGCTGCCCAGGGAAAGAACTGGATCAGGAGGAAGAGTGCTCAGAGAAAGTGACACTGTGTGCCGAGGTGAGCAGTGGCCTGAACACTGTATTCAGTCATAATGAGGTGGAACAACTGGAACGTCCTGAGCAGGACGTAATCCAATGCCATCTCCAAAACAGGACAAATGAAGAGGACACAACAATACAGAACACTGAGACATCAGAGCTCAGacctgctctctcagactctcagaCTGAGATCATCCCAACATGTGTTAATGAGTGTAATTCCGATATCAATGCTCCTGAGGCCTCGCCAGATATTACTGTCAATAATGTGGTTTTCCTAGAGGACCCAGATAAGATTGTTCCGATTGAAAATGAAGTGAAATGCAAACCACTCATCACAATAGAAGATGTTCCCTCATCGGATGAGGAAATCCAAGAACCTTTGGAAAACGATGCTCCACAGCATAACACGCTGTCTCCACTTTTTGCACTGAATGGATCCTGCCACCGATTTAAGGTTAACAGGGCGACGAAAGACACATTACACACTCTAGACCAAACTGAAAACAGCAACAGCCAGTTCTCAGACATCGTTCTGGTGCAGACAGCGTTGACCTTGGTCCACGCCGCTATAAACAGTGCTATGGAACAGCTTTCAGCCGAGCTGCAGAATAATCAGATAGACGAGGAccatgtttaa